One Fusarium poae strain DAOMC 252244 chromosome 4, whole genome shotgun sequence DNA window includes the following coding sequences:
- the EXO84 gene encoding exocyst complex component exo84 (BUSCO:8390at5125), with the protein MEDRNKISLRSGRRKKRPTISAPRQISGPIAQDDSNRPPLPDADPSQASARPRPRPPPMAGGKTSDLVKRRYSTRFNQPSSISNGGAPPIPQMPSLGNYEPRETATAARKPPSRSGPGVAPVIDIKGLRDPKLKPDRYVQAALSDATEDQIREFEESLRQVKTRVGTDLQQSVMQNRTQFIKISKEAEKLKSEMRNLKNFMSELKVNTTAMRAAAAKSDEPMPSDLGVAPGISSRRDRRTSIADRSAMWNSQMQALYKGVEGSQKFLPNAAGRHVVQDAGPWIELDNATYKSRRAMQIFLLNDHLLIASRKKRKADAPGADVRGPMMKLVADRCWPLLDVEVVDMSSTGESSNSGRNKLADAIMVRGVGQESFIYRTEKPQDPEKKQLLLNVRKAIEQLRKGLRSEMEANNKARETINYFASRDPGLLQKTELLATLSDIKDMLIEVDGKQQNLRWVESEMDDLDIDVAMQRFEDAVLRVEKLKAIARGLKNHAIAQDFINFKVNERSVRLANMIVRELEMTHDNNTKTRRNVSWLTRLGFEDSARESYLAARSGTIHKRTRQCIFQGDLHLYIWELSFVYFMVIHNTVQCFQSCFPPPMMSVCVKWAKEEVDAFNVILARQLSSTEPRGHVWTQCMERAKEHSKLLSEVGLDFENLVGKNLTIYEPIDQGPSVGLGLS; encoded by the exons ATGGAGGATCGCAATAAGATATCGCTTCGTAGCGgcaggaggaagaagaggccaACTATCAGCGCGCCTCGCCAGATTTCAGGGCCGATTGCTCAAGATGATTCGAACAGACCACCTCTCCCAGACGCAGACCCTAGTCAAGCTTCAGCTCGACCTCGCCCACGTCCTCCTCCGATGGCTGGTGGAAAG ACTTCGGATCTAGTCAAGCGACGATATTCGACACGATTCAACCAGCCATCCTCTATATCCAATGGCGGAGCACCCCCAATACCGCAGATGCCCTCTCTGGGTAATTACGAACCGAGGGAGACCGCCACCGCTGCCAGGAAGCCTCCATCGCGCTCAGGACCTGGCGTTGCTCCAGTCATCGATATCAAGGGCCTGCGCGATCCCAAGCTGAAGCCAGATCGGTACGTTCAAGCTGCTCTAAGCGACGCTACCGAGGATCAAATTCGCGAATTCGAAGAGTCGTTGCGCCAAGTCAAAACACGTGTGGGAACGGATCTGCAACAGAGCGTCATGCAGAACAGAACACAATTCATCAAAATCAGCAAGGAAGCTGAGAAGCTCAAAAGCGAGATGAGGAACCTGAAGAATTTCATGTCAGAGCTCAAGGTAAACACAACCGCCATGAGAGCTGCAGCAGCCAAAAGCGACGAGCCTATGCCTAGTGATCTAGGGGTTGCCCCTGGCATCAGCAGTAGAAGAGACAGGCGCACTTCGATCGCTGATAGAAGTGCAATGTGGAACTCGCAAATGCAGGCCCTGTACAAAGGTGTCGAAGGATCGCAAAAATTCCTCCCTAATGCGGCAGGACGGCATGTTGTGCAAGACGCAGGCCCTTGGATTGAGCTCGACAATGCCACATACAAGTCACGCAGAGCAATGCAAATCTTTTTGCTTAACGACCACCTTCTTATCGCATCGCGTAAGAAGCGAAAGGCAGATGCGCCTGGCGCAGATGTACGAGGGCCTATGATGAAGTTGGTGGCGGACCGCTGCTGGCCCTTGTTGGATGTAGAAGTGGTGGACATGTCGAGCACTGGAGAATCATCAAACAGCGGACGCAATAAGCTTGCGGACGCTATTATGGTGCGAGGTGTTGGTCAGGAATCTTTCATCTATCGGACAGAGAAACCCCAAGACCCTGAAAAGAAACAGCTGCTCCTCAACGTGCGCAAGGCTATAGAACAGCTGCGTAAAGGTCTCCGATCAGAGATGGAGGCCAATAACAAGGCGCGTGAGACAATTAACTACTTTGCTTCTCGAGATCCGGGTCTTCTTCAAAAGACGGAGCTTCTCGCGACGCTATCGGATATCAAGGATATGCTCATTGAGGTGGATGGCAAGCAACAAAATCTGCGTTGGGTTGAAAGCGAGATGGATGATCTTGATATCGATGTTGCGATGCAAAGATTTGAGGACGCTGTACTCCGCGTAGAGAAGCTCAAAGCAATTGCTCGCGGGTTGAAGAACCATGCAATTGCTCAAGACTTTATCAACTTCAAAGTAAACGAACGATCTGTCAGACTGGCCAACATGATTGTTCGGGAACTTGAAATGACACACGATAACAATACAAAGACAAGACGCAACGTCAGCTGGTTGACGAGGCTGGGCTTTGAGGACAGCGCCCGCGAGTCGTATCTAGCGGCGAGAAGTGGCACAATTCACAAACGAACCAG ACAATGCATCTTTCAGGGAGATTTACATTTATACATCTGGGAGCTCTCATTTGTGTACTTTATGGTCATTCACAACACAGTGCAATGTTTTCAGTCGTGCTTCCCACCGCCAATGATGAGTGTGTGCGTCAAATGGGCAAAGGAGGAGGTTGACGCATTCAACGTTATCCTGGCTCGCCAGCTTAGTAGTACGGAGCCCAGAGGACATGTCTGGACGCAGTGTATGGAAAGAGCAAAGGAGCATTCTAAGCTGCTATCTGAAGTCGGGTTGGACTTTGAGAACCTGGTTGGAAAGAACCTGACGATCTATGAGCCAATTGATCAGGGACCTTCCGTGGGATTGGGGTTGTCGTAA
- the PPH1 gene encoding Serine/threonine-protein phosphatase PP2A catalytic subunit gives MEDVGRAPAEASPVLNFEPTTIPTLDGWIESLMSCKQLAEADVQRLCDKAREVLQEESNVQPVKCPVTVCGDIHGQFHDLMELFKIGGPNPDTNYLFMGDYVDRGYYSVETVTLLVALKIRYPQRITILRGNHESRQITQVYGFYDECLRKYGNANVWKYFTDLFDYLPLTALIDNQIFCLHGGLSPSIDTLDNIRALDRIQEVPHEGPMCDLLWSDPDDRCGWGISPRGAGYTFGQDISEAFNHNNGLTLIARAHQLVMEGYNWSQDRNVVTIFSAPNYCYRCGNQAAIMEIDEHLKYTFLQFDPCPRAGEPMVSRRTPDYFL, from the exons ATGGAGGATGTTGGGCGAGCACCCGCTGAAGCTTCACCTGTGCTCAACTTCGAGCCCACTACGATCCCCACTCTTGACGGCTGGATTGAGAGCTTGATGTCCTGCAAGCAGCTGGCCGAGGCTGACGTTCAGAGACTGTGCGATAAG GCCCGAGAAGTTTTACAGGAAGAGTCGAACGTGCAGCCAGTG AAATGCCCTGTTACAGTCTGTGGTGATATTCACGGCCAGTTCCACGACTTGATGGAGCTCTTCAAGATCGGTGGACCCAACCCCGACACCAACTACCTATTCATGG GTGATTATGTTGATCGAGGTTACTACTCCGTTGAGACCGTCACCCTTCTCGTCGCCCTCAAGATCCGATACCCTCAGCGAATCACCATCCTCCGAGGAAACCACGAGTCCCGTCAGATTACTCAGGTCTACGGATTCTACGACGAGTGTCTTCGCAAATACGGAAACGCTAATGTTTGGAAGTATTTCACCGACCTCTTTGACTACCTTCCCCTCACTGCCCTGATCGACAACCAGATCTTCTGTCTTCACGGTGGTCTTTCTCCCAGTATCGACACACTCGATAACATCCGAGCTTTGGATCGTATTCAAGAAGTCCCACATGAGGGTCCCATGTGTGACCTTCTCTGGTCAGACCCCGACGACCGATGCGGCTGGGGAATTTCTCCTCGAGGTGCGGGGTATACATTCGGCCAGGATATCTCAGAAGCCTTCAATCACAACAACGGCTTGACCTTGATCGCACGAGCTCATCAGCTGGTTATGGAGGGTTACAACTGGTCCCAAGACCGTAATGTGGTTACCATTTTCTCAG CGCCCAACTACTGTTATCGATGTGGTAATCAAGCCGCCATAATGGAAATTGACGAGCACTTGAAGTACACCTT CCTGCAATTTGACCCTTGCCCTAGAGCCGGCGAGCCTATGGTCTCAAGGC GGACTCCCGATTACTTCCTCTAA
- a CDS encoding hypothetical protein (TransMembrane:7 (o29-49i56-78o90-110i130-155o175-193i213-233o248-267i)) encodes MPLQGPPYLPRTAGLGGRPTPSVDDPICGVILAFFVTGAVLNMTILQLNRRRSHKFILSGLLFGFCMARITANVLRIAWASNPTNSSLAIAANVFTNAGVVLLFVVNLIFAQRILRAYHPHIGWSKPASLIFKFLYFSIAASLVMLITAVVYNFYTLNPHTKQQLRDIQLTGSTFLAILAFLPLPIVGLCFILPRKTAMDKFGQGRMRTKIQLLVFTTVLLTLGAAFRTGVSYKVRPANDPAWYHSKACYYCFNYVIEIIVVFSYALSRFDRRFHIPDGSHAPGDYSTNKKAPQDPMYRVNTEEEVFGDDERPRTAEQNQQMQRQWEANLQAEREKETV; translated from the coding sequence ATGCCCCTTCAAGGCCCTCCCTATCTCCCTCGCACAGCTGGGCTCGGTGGCCGTCCAACACCGTCCGTCGATGATCCCATCTGCGGCGTCATATTGGCCTTCTTCGTCACAGGCGCTGTCCTGAATATGACCATTCTGCAACTCAACCGTCGACGCTCCCACAAATTTATCCTCTCAGGCCTTCTCTTCGGTTTCTGCATGGCCCGTATCACCGCAAACGTCTTACGTATTGCATGGGCTTCGAACCCTACCAACTCGAGTCTCGCCATCGCCGCCAATGTTTTTACAAACGCTGGTGTTGTTCTCCTTTTCGTCGTGAATCTCATCTTCGCCCAGCGCATTCTGAGAGCTTATCATCCACATATTGGATGGAGCAAGCCTGCTTCCTTGATCTTCAAGTTCCTTTACTTTTCCATCGCTGCCAGTCTTGTCATGCTCATCACCGCTGTCGTATACAACTTCTATACTCTCAACCCGCACACTAAGCAGCAGCTTCGCGACATTCAGCTTACTGGCAGTACGTTTCTCGCCATCCTCGCATTTCTCCCTCTGCCCATCGTCGGACTCTGCTTCATTCTTCCTCGAAAGACAGCCATGGACAAGTTCGGCCAGGGTCGCATGCGCACCAAGATCCAACTTCTCGTCTTCACCACCGTTCTTCTTACACTCGGTGCCGCATTTCGAACTGGAGTGTCCTACAAGGTTCGCCCCGCCAACGACCCAGCATGGTATCACAGCAAGGCATGCTACTACTGTTTCAACTATGTCATTGAGATCATTGTCGTCTTCTCGTACGCTCTCTCTCGCTTCGACCGTCGCTTCCATATTCCTGACGGCAGCCATGCCCCTGGCGATTACTCTACCAACAAGAAAGCCCCCCAAGACCCGATGTATCGTGTCAACACCGAAGAGGAAGTCTTTGGCGATGACGAGCGACCACGAACGGCAGAACAAAACCAGCAAATGCAGAGGCAGTGGGAGGCAAACCTTCAGGCAGAGCGCGAAAAGGAGACTGTTTGA
- a CDS encoding hypothetical protein (SECRETED:SignalP(1-39)~TransMembrane:1 (n24-32c39/40o290-313i)~BUSCO:23414at5125) has translation MAAPSQNTGPRRTRQLRKHIASKIAAFALLSASPMLVTAQDSNCISLKGSKACPAFTSASISTGDNIRNFFPFLQYVSDRASFDSQLSGFVERDYVQRQYQSLFGCKDLDLTNTSDLYARFTTSVLCNAIVQNSIEPCGLSERQSRPLCADDCADFAQSEVYLTSDDDICSNPSDGLLQLIRADFTNCALPGGSLDSSTCIKAIDNESENCGYGNSTIGLCSYCGSSGLNSTDTCCYNSNAEDRCKDVQLPTLAATITFSRESPTASATESSTADEETDEDGGDGLSGGAIAGIVIGALAGLGLLGLALLLCLRRRRRPGSPKGSIFNQPSPARQGPTAMTQATTSTAPQGYEVLPGGRIARMSALEGHSGNSPSHHRDTSSAAGGMAAIGGYQRRGVDNSSSDEFASSPPSSETRGAILRPPPARPRRTGSLSSNSALGSSVPQSPSSAGGFSSPQGVASQQSEQLPFFKDYYSQDDIHPGDKIAALWAYQPRAADEFSLERGDMLKVVGIWDDGWATGVMLNERADEWEARRQAQRDSGVSNASGRRDSSPAAEGEIKAFPLVCVCRPEHWRKTIEGDGSTESGSNAFTAF, from the exons ATGGCTGCGCCTAGTCAAAACACGGGCCCTCGACGGACTCGCCAATTGCGCAAACACATCGCCTCGAAGATCGCAGCCTTCGCATTGCTCTCTGCGTCGCCGATGCTAGTAACAGCTCAAGATTCAAACTGTATCTCTCTAAAGGGCTCCAAGGCGTGTCCAGCATTTACATCTGCGTCCATTTCCACAGGGGACAACATCCGTAACTTCTT CCCATTCCTGCAATATGTTTCGGACAGAGCATCTTTCGACAGTCAGCTTTCCGGCTTTGTCGAGAGAGACTATGTGCAAAGGCA ATACCAGTCTTTGTTTGGCTGTAAGGACCTCGACTTAACCAACACCAGCGACTTGTACGCCCGCTTCACGACAAGCGTACTATGCAATGCTATTGTTCAGAACTCTATCGAACCCTGTGGTCTTTCTGAGCGACAGTCTCGACCCCTATGCGCTGACGATTGTGCCGACTTTGCCCAAAGCGAGGTCTATCTGACATCAGACGACGACATCTGCTCGAACCCGTCAGACGGCCTGCTACAGCTAATAAGGGCGGACTTCACCAACTGTGCCCTTCCTGGAGGCTCATTGGACTCTTCGACGTGTATCAAAGCCATCGATAATGAGTCAGAAAACTGCGGCTACGGCAACAGCACTATTGGACTTTGTTCTTATTGTGGCTCAAGTGGCCTTAACTCGACCGATACTTGCTGCTATAATTCAAACGCTGAGGATCGTTGTAAAGATGTACAGCTGCCAACATTGGCCGCCACCATCACCTTCTCTCGAGAATCTCCAACAGCTTCGGCGACTGAGTCAAGCACTGCGGATGAGGAAACCGATGAGGACGGGGGCGACGGGTTAAGCGGTGGAGCAATTGCTGGAATCGTTATTGGGGCTCTCGCGGGTTTAGGTTTACTTGGGCTTGCACTCCTGCTGTGCCTCAGGAGGAGACGGAGACCGGGTAGCCCGAAAGGCAGTATTTTCAACCAACCCTCGCCTGCTCGACAGGGACCAACTGCAATGACTCAAGCGACAACCTCAACAGCCCCCCAGGGATACGAAGTTCTCCCGGGTGGTCGTATAGCGCGCATGTCTGCACTGGAAGGTCATTCTGGCAATTCACCATCACATCACCGTGACACTTCTTCGGCTGCTGGAGGAATGGCGGCAATAGGGGGTTATCAACGAAGAGGCGTTGATAACTCTTCATCAGATGAGTTTGCGTCCAGCCCACCTTCTTCCGAAACACGCGGTGCAATCCTTCGACCACCACCTGCTAGGCCTCGACGAACCGGCTCACTTTCCAGTAACTCGGCCCTTGGCAGCTCTGTACCACAATCTCCATCTAGTGCTGGGGGTTTCTCGTCACCGCAGGGTGTTGCCAGTCAACAATCGGAACAATTGCCCTTCTTTAAGGATTATTATTCTCAGGATGATATTCATCCCGGTGACAAAATCGCTGCTCTTTGGGCATACCAACCCCGCGCAGCCGATGAATTCTCTTTGGAGCGTGGTGATATGCTCAAGGTTGTGGGCATTTGGGATGACGGCTGGGCGACAGGTGTAATGCTCAATGAGCGGGCAGATGAATGGGAGGCTCGACGACAAGCTCAACGCGATAGCGGCGTCTCGAACGCGTCGGGTCGCCGTGACAGCTCACCGGCGGCGGAAGGCGAGATCAAGGCATTCCCTCTTGTCTGCGTTTGTCGGCCTGAACATTGGAGAAAGACCATCGAGGGCGATGGGTCAACGGAATCTGGCTCCAATGCTTTCACTGCTTTCTGA
- a CDS encoding hypothetical protein (BUSCO:37906at5125) gives MADVKANAEALVPKFKLGRVLNQDQAGRRVSLYGSIDDNPALLILERAPFSTSQKYLADVPAQLARVQNLGANDIYHWYMGRSGAGTSKPDDSDFFADLKINLIYPCTETHIKKYSKQGVRFVTETPEIYRNHIQPYMLSKREQGRLNWVFNIIEGRKEVEDVIYRTKLGEAGDEGFLMLPDLNWDRKTLDALHLLALVERRDIWSLRDLRKKHIPWLQHMKTRLIDATVETYPSIEPDQLKLYVHYQPTRGE, from the exons ATGGCTGATGTCAAGGCAAACGCGGAGGCCCTGGTGCCCAAGTTCAAGCTTGGCCGTGTCCTCAACCAAG ATCAAGCAGGTCGGCGTGTCTCTCTTTACGGATCTATCGACGACAACCCAGCTCTCCTGATCCTTGAGCGTGCCCCGTTTTCTACCTCACAGAAATACCTCGCCGATGTGCCTGCTCAGCTCGCACGGGTGCAGAACTTGGGTGCCAACGATATATACCACTGGTACATGGGTCGCAGCGGTGCCGGGACAAGCAAGCCTGACGACTCAGACTTCTTCGCTGACCTGAAGATCAATCTGATCTACCCATGCACCGAGACACATATCAAAAAGTACAGCAAGCAGGGGGTACGTTTTGTCACAGAAACACCAGAGATTTACAGAAACCACATTCAACCGTATATGCTCAGCAAGAGAGAACAAGGAAGACTCAATTGGGTATTCAACATTATCGAAGGACGTAAAGAGGTGGAAGATGTTATCTACAGAACAAAGCTGGGCGAGGCGGGCGACGAAGGTTTCCTGATGTTGCCGGACCTTAACTGGGACCGCAAGACGCTAGATGCGCTGCATCTACTCGCGCTGGTTGAGCGACGGGACATCTGGTCGCTGAGAGACCTTCGCAAAAAGCACATTCCCTGGCTACAGCACATGAAGACCCGCCTTATTGATGCCACCGTTGAGACGTATCCGTCCATCGAACCAGACCAGCTCAAGCTCTACGTGCACTACCAGCCAAC GAGAGGCGAGTGA